The genomic interval CGGCCGTGCGGTTCGCTTGGCCTGCTATCGTGCGCGCGCATGACGTTCTCCGTTCGACGCGCGACCCTCGAAGACGCCGAGACGCTCTCGGCCCTCGGCGAGACGACCTTCCGCGAGACGTTCGGGCACCTCTACCCGCAGGCCGATCTCGAGGCCTTCTTGCCCGAAGCGTACGGCCTCGCGCGGACGCGGCGCGACCTCACCGATCCGAAGAAGGCCGCGTTCCTCGGCGTGGAAGACGGGCGGGCCGTGGGGTTTGCGCTCGTCGGCCCGTGTGAGCTGCCGCACCCCGAGGTCGCGCCGGGCGAGGGCGAATTGAAGCGCCTCTACTTGCTCGCGTCGCACCAGGGCGGCGGGCGTGGGTCGAAGCTGCTCGACGCGGCGCTCGGGTGGCTCGAGGGGAACGCGAAGGGGCGCGTGTGGCTCGGGGTGTGGTCCGAGAACCATGGGGCGAAGCGGCTCTATGGGCGGCGGGGGTTCGTCGAGGTGGGGGCTTATGAGTTTCCCGTGGGGGCGACGCGGGACCATGAGCTGATTTTGCGGCGGGGGTGATGCGGGGGGACGTCAGGTCTCGGGCGACCGCGGGGGGGTAGATCCGACCGACGTGGGTAGGTCCGACCGAGGCGGCAGATCCGACCGACGTTGGCGCTAAGTGCACGAAACCTGGCGGGGCAGATCCGACCGATGGGCGCGGGCAGATCCGACCGACGTTGGCGCTAAGTGCGCGAAACCTGGCGGGGCAGATCCGACCGACGTTGGCGCTAAGTGCGCGAAACCTGGCGGGGCAGATCCGACCGACGTTGGCGCTAAGTGCGCGAAACCTGGCGGGTAGATCCGACCGACGTTGGCGCCAAGTGCGCGAAACCACTCCGGCGACCCCGTGCCTAACCCGAAGCAGATCCGACCGACGTGGACTCCGCCTAGGCGCATACTCGTGCCCGAGGAGGAGCGATGGCCGAGCCGAAGCCGGACAGCTACGAGACGGAGTACATGGGCGGGGGCGAGGCGCTCTTGCGCGACCGGCGCGGCATGCCGAAGTGGATGCACGCGCTCTTCCTCTTGCCGATGGTGCTCCAGCTCGCGGTCGCGGCCACGCTCTTCGCGATGGGCAACGCGGTGGGCTTCGTGAACCTGGCGGTCGTGCCGCTGCTCGCGCTCATGTGGGCGCTCTTTCTCTACCTTCGCGTGACGGTCACGAAGGAGGCGCTCCACATCCAGTACGGCCTCTTCGGGCCGAGGATTCCGCTCGCTTCGATCGAAAAGGTCGAGGTTGGCACGTACGACTGGGTCGCGCACGGCGGGTTCGGCATTCGGCGCAGCCGCAAGGGCGGCGTGGCCTACAGCACGCCGGGAGGCAATGGAAAATGTGTAACCATCACGTATCGCGACACGAAGGGCAACGAGGCGAAGGTCACCGTCACGACCGACGCGGCTGAGGAGCTCGCGACGCTGCTCCGGCATCGAGGCGCGCGGCCCGCGGAGGTCGGCGACGCCCACGTGCGGGTCGCCGACGACACGGGTGCGCGGGAACGCGAGGCGGCGTTGATGGCCGAAGCCGAGGCGGAGGCCGACGCGATGTTGGCGGCCGAAGCGGTGGAGAAAGGAAGCGGAAGATCCGACCGACGTTGACGCCAAGTCCGCGAAAGCATTGCGGCGGCGGAAGATCGGGCAGGGCGGAAGATCCGACCGACGTTGACGCCAAGTCCGCGAAAGCACTTGCGGCCGCGGAAGATCGGGCAGGGCGGAAGATCCGACCGACGTTGACGCCAAGTCCGCGAAAACACCCAGAGCAGATCCGACCGACGTTGACGCCAAGTCCGCGAAAACACTCACGGGAGGACCCGACCAACGTAGACATCAAGTGCCCGCGCGACCCTAGCGCCTACACGTCGTCGGCCGTCTCACGCGCGCCGGCGCGGATGGCCAGCTCCACGTCCCGCATGGCCTCGCTGAACAAGACGGGCGGAGCGTCCCAAATTCTCGCACCTCCGGGGCCATCGAGCTCGAGCCCCTCCAGAAAAAAGGACCCATCCTCCAGGGAGAAATCGGCCCCGTCGTCGTGCGCCCGGCCGCCAAGGAAGCGAACGTCGACGCCGGTGTGCCTCACCGCGGCGCTCCACCCACCGGGAAACGCCTTCGTCGTCTCGTACGCGGTGTCGTCCGAGTCCTCTTCGGTCACCCACCCACGTCGCCCTAGAGATTTGAGCGTCGGCGAGACCCGCAGAGCCGGCGAGTCGAGCGCGACGCCCTCGTCCGTGCGGCGGCAGTCGTCCACGAGGAACACCTCGCGATCGAGCTGCGGAAACGGCGGGGCGCCGAAGCGTCCGAGCAGCTCTCGGAGCTCGGCGTACCCGCCGGGCGTCGTGCGTCCCCGGAGGTGGATCGGGTGAACGATCCGCGCGCTGGCGTCCGATCCCAAGCTCCACGTGGCCCCGAAGGCCTCCCGCGGGCCTCCGGTGGGGTGGAGGTGAAAGAGCGTGGAGGAGGCCTCGTCGAGAAAGAGCAGGGGGCGCGCCAGGACGCGGACGACGGGGTGGCGCTCGAACGTCGCCGCGAACGCCTCGCGACCCCAGGTGCGGCCTTCGCACATGGCGCGCTCGAGCCAGCGAGCGGCGCGGTCGACCGTACGGCGGCAGGCGCTGATCTGCGCGAGCTCGGCCGCCTCGAAGGCGCTCTTCTTCCGAGGGACGTAGTCGACGCGGCCGGCGCCCGAGAGCGTGACGACCTTCTTCTCGGAGAGCCGCCAGCGTCCGTCCGCGTCGAAGGGGAAGCTCGGGAGCCCCGCATCGACGCGCCGCTGCACCTCGGCCGACCCGAGTCTCGCCCGGGTCCCTTCGAGGAGCGCCGACGCTGCGCGGCGCACCGCGTCGCTTCGCGCCTCGAGGGCGAAGAAATCGAGCCAGTAGAGCGCGCCCGGGGAGGCGTGTCGATCGAGGACGTCGAGCGTCCAGGTCGCTCTCGCGAAGCCGTTGTTGGTCACGCGCTGCTCGAGGTCCTCGACGCCCGTGAGCACCTGCTGCTCACTTCCGAGGATGGCCCGCTGGTACACGAGCCACTTGTCGTCGGCCCGGGAGCCGCGTGCGAGCGCGAGGTCCGTCAGAATCCGGGACAGCTCGTGACAGTCTTCGTCGACGAGGTGCGCTC from Myxococcales bacterium carries:
- a CDS encoding DUF4132 domain-containing protein, which codes for MWTAFTEPEVKALLDRVDPVERASIVEDLRRTHGASWRTHARLGPGLAAVALSWWDVVAASTSVDRAPLEAWLAILDACVPDPGAAAAAVHGFVRLRDLSKVLTYQRGLARFGASLARPMCAAAVGLDSPTRVFVVRWLADHAPQRAEAELLRCAGDPARGVRDAALAGLRGLGPPVIAGVAAHLASTSPEVRRSIIAFLAGLAHPDALPPLRGALEKERSNPIKTEIHKALLACGSSVAARASTTRGGSTAADPSTISASAALLASIEAQPAAKLPRFLEELPYPRVRVKHEGELSRKAIRWLLSRLALEQHEFTDPESRGLRAHLVDEDCHELSRILTDLALARGSRADDKWLVYQRAILGSEQQVLTGVEDLEQRVTNNGFARATWTLDVLDRHASPGALYWLDFFALEARSDAVRRAASALLEGTRARLGSAEVQRRVDAGLPSFPFDADGRWRLSEKKVVTLSGAGRVDYVPRKKSAFEAAELAQISACRRTVDRAARWLERAMCEGRTWGREAFAATFERHPVVRVLARPLLFLDEASSTLFHLHPTGGPREAFGATWSLGSDASARIVHPIHLRGRTTPGGYAELRELLGRFGAPPFPQLDREVFLVDDCRRTDEGVALDSPALRVSPTLKSLGRRGWVTEEDSDDTAYETTKAFPGGWSAAVRHTGVDVRFLGGRAHDDGADFSLEDGSFFLEGLELDGPGGARIWDAPPVLFSEAMRDVELAIRAGARETADDV
- a CDS encoding GNAT family N-acetyltransferase, with protein sequence MTFSVRRATLEDAETLSALGETTFRETFGHLYPQADLEAFLPEAYGLARTRRDLTDPKKAAFLGVEDGRAVGFALVGPCELPHPEVAPGEGELKRLYLLASHQGGGRGSKLLDAALGWLEGNAKGRVWLGVWSENHGAKRLYGRRGFVEVGAYEFPVGATRDHELILRRG